In Streptomyces durocortorensis, a genomic segment contains:
- a CDS encoding IS5 family transposase, producing MDMRKPYPSDLTDEQWELIEPVITAWKAQHPSVSGHQSKYAMREIVNAILYQNRTGCQWDFLRHDMPPAGAVKYYFYLWRDDGTDQTVHDLLRWHLREKKKRLADPSLIVMDTQSIHVSVGVPATTTGKDASKRVPGRKRCLAMDILGLVVEAVVLPASAHDNAAGTALLDGVAAQTDRVEKPLVDQGFKKTVVDHGKSLGIDVEIVERNPADTGFVPQAKRWIIEQINGILMFYRRLVRDYEHRPASSRSRVFWAMTSVMARRLTGSTIASWRTG from the coding sequence ATGGATATGCGCAAGCCGTACCCGAGCGATCTCACCGATGAGCAGTGGGAGCTCATCGAACCCGTGATCACGGCATGGAAGGCCCAGCACCCCTCGGTCAGCGGTCACCAGAGCAAATACGCGATGCGGGAGATCGTGAACGCGATCCTGTACCAGAACCGCACTGGCTGCCAGTGGGATTTCCTGCGCCACGACATGCCTCCGGCCGGTGCGGTGAAGTACTACTTCTACCTCTGGCGCGACGACGGCACGGACCAGACCGTGCACGACTTGCTGCGGTGGCATCTGCGGGAGAAGAAGAAGCGATTAGCCGACCCGAGCCTGATCGTGATGGACACCCAGAGCATCCACGTCTCCGTCGGGGTGCCGGCCACCACGACCGGCAAGGACGCCTCGAAACGGGTGCCGGGCAGGAAGAGATGCCTGGCCATGGACATTTTGGGCCTGGTCGTCGAGGCCGTCGTGCTACCGGCGTCCGCGCACGACAACGCCGCGGGCACCGCCCTGCTGGACGGTGTGGCCGCACAGACCGACAGGGTCGAGAAACCCCTGGTCGACCAGGGGTTCAAGAAGACGGTGGTCGATCACGGCAAGAGCCTGGGCATCGACGTGGAGATCGTCGAGCGCAACCCGGCCGACACCGGCTTCGTCCCGCAGGCCAAGCGGTGGATCATCGAGCAGATCAACGGGATCCTGATGTTCTACCGGCGTCTCGTGCGCGACTACGAGCACCGGCCCGCCAGCTCCCGCTCCCGGGTGTTCTGGGCGATGACCTCCGTCATGGCCCGCCGCCTCACCGGATCCACCATCGCCTCCTGGAGGACAGGGTGA